A genomic segment from Streptomyces sp. NBC_01233 encodes:
- a CDS encoding outer membrane protein assembly factor BamB family protein, whose amino-acid sequence MSTPPPPSQPPSGGFGAPQDPPPAPAGGTPAPGGFGAPVPPAGPPTPPAGPPAPPQQPPAQPAYGYPQTGPGYGYPQQPGTPPPFGAPGAAAPAAQPPAGGGNDKRTQLMIVGAALLAIVLIVGGGLWYVSGDGDGDGEGTKDTADSGPAKPGDDKSQPGAGGSEKVPANTKSKVLVNQPSPTPDEMVQVPGSWLTDSTYVKSDVYKIVGYNTVDGAMKWEIPLPGELCGASRHVSDNKTAVVFRPTKPTPEVKYPACTEVGVIDLNAGKLLWTGNAKGATSGDKPVSYYEVTVSGQTVAAGGPSGGAAWSLADGKSLWLPKVDGEGCRDVGYGGGEALAVIRRCGQSSNPTVYAQALDPTTGAPQYSYKLSAGIESAGIVSTKPLIVSADVGKTAKNASGVSDLFVLDAAGQLKAKISLSSGTFGGECHTEVERCAGMIVGNGKLYLPSYEHQGKDAYGKTNELLSFDLETGKQTTDRADAGERYKLYPLRMDGSNIIAYKEPPYDKGGQIVSIDGKTMKETVLMENPSDKTTQRIETGYSPGYHEYRYHNGKLFLARTAVKKPYSATSDPEYIFTSFTAS is encoded by the coding sequence ATGAGTACCCCGCCGCCCCCCAGCCAGCCGCCGTCCGGCGGCTTCGGCGCGCCGCAGGATCCGCCCCCGGCCCCGGCCGGGGGGACCCCCGCCCCGGGCGGGTTCGGCGCGCCCGTGCCGCCGGCCGGACCCCCCACCCCGCCGGCCGGGCCGCCCGCGCCCCCGCAGCAGCCGCCCGCGCAGCCCGCGTACGGGTACCCGCAGACCGGGCCCGGCTACGGCTACCCGCAGCAGCCCGGCACCCCGCCGCCCTTCGGCGCTCCGGGTGCCGCGGCCCCCGCCGCCCAGCCCCCGGCCGGCGGCGGCAACGACAAGCGCACCCAGCTGATGATCGTCGGCGCGGCCCTGCTGGCCATCGTCCTCATCGTCGGCGGCGGCCTCTGGTACGTCTCCGGCGACGGCGACGGCGACGGCGAGGGCACGAAGGACACCGCGGACAGCGGCCCCGCCAAGCCCGGGGACGACAAGTCCCAGCCCGGCGCGGGCGGCAGCGAGAAGGTGCCCGCCAACACCAAGTCGAAGGTGCTGGTCAACCAGCCGAGCCCGACCCCGGACGAGATGGTCCAGGTCCCCGGTTCCTGGCTGACCGACTCCACCTACGTCAAGTCCGACGTGTACAAGATCGTCGGCTACAACACCGTCGACGGCGCCATGAAGTGGGAGATCCCCCTCCCCGGTGAGCTCTGCGGAGCCTCCCGGCACGTCTCCGACAACAAGACGGCGGTGGTCTTCCGGCCCACGAAGCCCACGCCGGAGGTCAAGTACCCGGCGTGCACCGAGGTCGGCGTCATCGACCTGAACGCCGGCAAGCTCCTCTGGACCGGCAACGCCAAGGGCGCCACCAGCGGTGACAAGCCCGTGTCCTACTACGAGGTCACCGTCAGCGGGCAGACGGTCGCCGCAGGCGGCCCCTCGGGCGGCGCCGCCTGGAGCCTCGCCGACGGCAAGTCCCTGTGGCTGCCCAAGGTCGACGGCGAAGGCTGCCGCGACGTCGGCTACGGCGGTGGCGAGGCCCTCGCCGTCATCCGCAGGTGCGGCCAGAGCTCCAACCCGACCGTGTACGCGCAGGCCCTCGACCCGACCACCGGCGCGCCGCAGTACTCGTACAAGCTCTCCGCGGGCATCGAGAGCGCCGGCATCGTCTCCACCAAGCCCCTGATCGTCTCCGCCGACGTCGGCAAGACCGCCAAGAACGCGAGCGGCGTCAGCGACCTCTTCGTCCTCGACGCCGCGGGCCAGCTGAAGGCGAAGATCTCGCTCTCCTCCGGCACCTTCGGCGGTGAGTGCCACACCGAGGTCGAGCGGTGCGCCGGCATGATCGTCGGCAACGGCAAGCTCTACCTGCCCTCCTACGAGCACCAGGGCAAGGACGCCTACGGCAAGACCAACGAGCTGCTCTCCTTCGACCTGGAGACCGGCAAGCAGACCACCGACCGCGCCGACGCGGGCGAGCGGTACAAGCTGTACCCGCTGCGCATGGACGGGTCGAACATCATCGCCTACAAGGAGCCCCCTTACGACAAGGGCGGCCAGATCGTCAGCATCGACGGCAAGACGATGAAGGAAACCGTCCTGATGGAGAACCCGTCGGACAAGACGACCCAGCGCATCGAGACGGGCTACTCGCCCGGCTACCACGAGTACCGCTACCACAACGGGAAGCTCTTCCTCGCCCGTACCGCGGTCAAGAAGCCGTACTCCGCGACGTCCGACCCGGAATACATCTTCACCTCCTTCACCGCGAGCTGA
- a CDS encoding outer membrane protein assembly factor BamB family protein — protein sequence MTEPPQPPNQPPTPSGYGHLPGPPQQGYGYPQGENPYAQQAPYAQQPPTVQQQPPGYGYPPPGAPGAPGAPGMPPKKKRTVLIAASAAAAVLAVAVVGYVGFSGSDEDPKPPVAQESTDAKPSGSPSVDKGDGNGNGTGGQQADLNSGRKQGEDKVLWFKTAKVDGPGMGVDSAAQWVVGDTVVKSVWKSLNGYAVTDGKEKWTLAFPAAICSVARDTTADGKTVVMYRDGEGENASCTQMRVVDLKTGKEVWSKEVPKEGLFDIFTSPTLAMTGDTVAVSRGGTASAFKISNGDKLFGSAMGTGCKPDGYEAGNGKMIAIATCSDADASAEVHGVDPVTGQKAWAFRLPKKFKVTSIYSVDPIVLDIGNEESKQRSIVVLGPDGKQTATLAGEGSFAVGCGDTGIFRSLTTCPSAVVDAGTLYLPTAAAAGKANEIVAFDLATGKDKWRTPAGDKRTLTPLKAANGQLIAYRKAEEEQGGEVISIPAGGGTPTALLRHPSGPAAPIESSFRTPKLDYADGRFFISTSRLQAKGTDEKLLMVFGK from the coding sequence ATGACCGAGCCGCCCCAGCCGCCGAACCAGCCACCGACTCCTTCCGGTTACGGTCACCTGCCCGGCCCGCCGCAGCAGGGGTACGGATACCCGCAGGGCGAGAACCCGTACGCGCAGCAGGCCCCGTACGCGCAGCAGCCGCCCACCGTCCAGCAGCAGCCGCCGGGCTACGGTTACCCGCCGCCCGGTGCGCCCGGTGCGCCCGGCGCCCCCGGGATGCCGCCGAAGAAGAAGCGGACCGTGCTGATCGCCGCCTCGGCCGCCGCAGCCGTCCTCGCCGTCGCGGTCGTCGGCTACGTCGGCTTCTCCGGGTCCGACGAGGACCCGAAGCCGCCCGTGGCGCAGGAGTCCACCGACGCCAAGCCCTCCGGCTCCCCTTCCGTGGACAAGGGCGACGGCAACGGCAACGGCACCGGCGGCCAGCAGGCCGACCTCAACTCCGGCCGCAAGCAGGGCGAGGACAAGGTCCTCTGGTTCAAGACCGCCAAGGTCGACGGCCCCGGCATGGGAGTCGACTCCGCGGCCCAGTGGGTCGTCGGCGACACCGTCGTCAAGAGCGTCTGGAAGTCCCTCAACGGCTACGCGGTCACCGACGGCAAGGAGAAGTGGACGCTCGCCTTCCCTGCCGCGATCTGCTCCGTCGCCCGGGACACCACCGCCGACGGCAAGACGGTCGTCATGTACCGCGACGGCGAGGGGGAGAACGCCTCCTGCACCCAGATGCGCGTGGTCGACCTCAAGACCGGCAAGGAGGTCTGGTCGAAGGAGGTGCCCAAGGAAGGGCTCTTCGACATCTTCACCAGCCCCACCCTGGCCATGACCGGCGACACCGTCGCCGTCAGCCGCGGCGGCACCGCCAGCGCCTTCAAGATCAGCAACGGTGACAAGCTCTTCGGGAGCGCCATGGGCACCGGCTGCAAGCCCGACGGCTACGAAGCCGGCAACGGCAAGATGATCGCCATCGCCACGTGCAGCGACGCGGACGCCAGCGCAGAGGTCCACGGGGTCGACCCCGTCACCGGCCAGAAGGCCTGGGCCTTCCGGCTCCCCAAGAAGTTCAAGGTCACCAGCATCTACTCGGTGGACCCGATCGTCCTCGACATCGGCAACGAGGAGTCCAAGCAGCGCTCCATCGTGGTCCTGGGACCCGACGGGAAGCAGACCGCCACCCTCGCCGGAGAGGGCAGCTTCGCCGTCGGCTGCGGCGACACCGGAATCTTCCGGTCCCTGACGACCTGCCCCTCGGCCGTCGTCGACGCGGGCACCCTGTACCTGCCCACCGCGGCGGCCGCCGGCAAGGCCAACGAGATCGTCGCCTTCGACCTGGCCACCGGCAAGGACAAGTGGCGCACCCCGGCCGGCGACAAGCGCACCCTCACCCCGCTCAAGGCCGCCAACGGGCAGTTGATCGCCTACCGCAAGGCCGAGGAGGAGCAGGGCGGCGAGGTCATCTCCATCCCGGCCGGCGGCGGCACCCCCACCGCACTCCTGCGCCACCCGTCGGGCCCGGCCGCGCCGATCGAGAGCTCCTTCCGCACCCCGAAGCTCGACTACGCGGACGGACGGTTCTTCATCTCCACCTCCCGTCTGCAGGCCAAGGGCACGGACGAGAAGCTCCTGATGGTCTTCGGCAAGTGA
- a CDS encoding ABC-F family ATP-binding cassette domain-containing protein: protein MAVNLVNVEAVSKVYGTRTLLDSISLGVSEGDRIGVVGRNGDGKTTLIRMLAKLEEPDTGRVTQSGGLRMGVLTQHDSLDPKATIRHEIIRDMADHEWAGNAKIRDVLTGLFGGLDLPGFDQGLDTVIGPLSGGERRRIALAKLLIADQDLLILDEPTNHLDVEGISWLAKHLQERRSALVCVTHDRWFLDQVCTRMWDVQRGDVHEYEGGYSDYVFARAERDRIAATEESKRQNLMRKELAWLRRGAPARTSKPRYRIEAANELIADVPPPRDTSELMKFANARLGKTVFDLEDVSVHAGPKELLKHLTWHLGPGDRVGLVGVNGAGKTSLLRALAEAARTQGDVQPAAGKITVGKTVKLAYLSQEVGELDPSLRVLEAVQRVRDRVDLGKGREMTAGQLCEQFGFTKEKQWTPVGDLSGGERRRLQILRLLMDEPNVLFLDEPTNDLDIETLTQLEDLLDGWPGSMIVISHDRFFIERTTDTVMALLGDASLRMLPRGLDEYLERRRRMIEAAAPAPVPATAAAAAKTAASVDSRAAKKELQKIERQLNKLSDREGNLHAQIAENSTDYDKVAKLDAELRELLADRDDLEMRWLELAEEA from the coding sequence ATGGCCGTCAATCTGGTCAATGTCGAGGCAGTCAGCAAGGTGTACGGCACACGTACCCTGCTGGACAGCATTTCCCTCGGCGTGTCCGAGGGGGACCGGATCGGCGTCGTCGGCCGCAACGGCGACGGCAAGACCACCCTCATCCGGATGCTCGCCAAGCTGGAGGAGCCCGACACCGGCCGGGTCACCCAGTCCGGCGGCCTGCGCATGGGCGTCCTCACCCAGCACGACTCCCTCGATCCCAAGGCGACCATCCGCCACGAGATCATCCGGGACATGGCCGACCACGAGTGGGCCGGCAACGCCAAGATCCGCGACGTGCTCACCGGACTCTTCGGCGGCCTCGACCTGCCCGGCTTCGACCAGGGCCTCGACACGGTCATCGGCCCGCTCTCCGGCGGCGAGCGCCGCCGCATCGCCCTCGCCAAGCTGCTCATCGCCGACCAGGACCTGCTGATCCTCGACGAGCCCACCAACCACCTCGACGTCGAGGGCATCTCCTGGCTGGCCAAGCACCTCCAGGAGCGCCGCTCCGCGCTCGTCTGCGTCACCCACGACCGCTGGTTCCTCGACCAGGTCTGCACCCGCATGTGGGACGTGCAGCGCGGTGACGTGCACGAGTACGAGGGCGGCTACAGCGACTACGTCTTCGCCCGCGCCGAGCGCGACCGCATCGCCGCCACCGAGGAGTCCAAGCGGCAGAACCTGATGCGCAAGGAGCTGGCCTGGCTGCGCCGCGGCGCCCCCGCCCGGACCTCCAAGCCCCGCTACCGCATCGAGGCCGCCAACGAGCTGATCGCCGACGTGCCGCCGCCGCGCGACACCAGCGAGCTGATGAAGTTCGCCAACGCCCGCCTCGGCAAGACGGTCTTCGACCTCGAGGACGTCAGCGTGCACGCCGGCCCGAAGGAACTGCTCAAGCACCTCACCTGGCACCTGGGCCCCGGCGACCGCGTCGGCCTCGTCGGCGTCAACGGCGCCGGCAAGACCTCCCTGCTGCGCGCCCTGGCCGAGGCCGCCCGCACCCAGGGCGACGTCCAGCCCGCCGCCGGCAAGATCACCGTCGGCAAGACCGTCAAGCTGGCCTACCTCTCGCAGGAGGTCGGCGAACTCGATCCGTCCCTGCGGGTCCTGGAAGCCGTCCAGCGCGTCCGTGACCGCGTCGACCTCGGCAAGGGCCGCGAGATGACGGCGGGCCAGCTGTGCGAGCAGTTCGGCTTCACCAAGGAGAAGCAGTGGACGCCGGTCGGCGACCTCTCCGGCGGTGAGCGGCGCCGGCTGCAGATCCTGCGCCTGCTGATGGACGAGCCCAACGTCCTCTTCCTCGACGAGCCCACCAACGACCTCGACATCGAGACCCTGACCCAGCTGGAGGACCTCCTCGACGGCTGGCCCGGCTCGATGATCGTGATCTCCCACGACCGGTTCTTCATCGAGCGCACCACCGACACGGTGATGGCGCTGCTCGGCGACGCGAGCCTGCGGATGCTGCCGCGCGGCCTGGACGAGTACCTGGAGCGCCGCCGGCGGATGATCGAGGCGGCCGCCCCGGCGCCCGTACCGGCCACCGCCGCCGCGGCGGCGAAGACCGCCGCCTCGGTGGACTCCCGCGCCGCGAAGAAGGAACTCCAGAAGATTGAGCGGCAGCTCAACAAGCTCTCCGACCGCGAGGGCAACCTGCACGCCCAGATCGCCGAGAACTCCACCGACTACGACAAGGTGGCCAAGCTCGACGCGGAGCTCCGCGAACTGCTCGCGGACCGCGACGATTTGGAGATGCGCTGGCTGGAGCTGGCCGAGGAGGCTTAG
- a CDS encoding acyltransferase family protein translates to MTASARDLALATPPGRDRYVDLLRVASLGTVIGGHWLMAAVSSDGIGNLLALVPALQVLTWGLQVMPVFFFVGGFSHALSYRSLARRSETSVYAAFLRARLQRLLRPTLVFVLVWAAAALAVQLAGRGDGRLTGAALRLVTQPLWFIGIYLAMVAFTPPLLKLHERHGWAAFAALAGAAALVDVLRFAFGVPYVEFLNFALVWLAVHQLGFLRADGRIRRPAALAAAGLAGAVLLVACGPYPLSMVGMPGEKVSNMAPPTLALLAHGMWLVGAVQLLARPATAWLARPRVWRGVVAANGVAMTAFLWHLTAMLGVYGAQLALGLDLPAPAGAAWWAQVPVRILAATALTVVFVTLFRRFEAPAAPRTGTAGGAGGLVAALGITLCLLGILGLSMTGLGGLLDGHSATLIAFPVTAPVAIGMALAGALLVERSAPARSVRLGG, encoded by the coding sequence ATGACAGCCAGCGCACGCGACCTCGCCCTCGCCACCCCACCCGGTCGGGACCGGTACGTCGACCTGCTGCGGGTCGCCTCGCTCGGCACCGTCATCGGCGGGCACTGGCTGATGGCCGCCGTCAGCAGCGACGGCATAGGGAACCTGCTCGCCCTCGTGCCCGCCCTCCAGGTGCTCACCTGGGGCCTGCAGGTCATGCCGGTGTTCTTCTTCGTCGGCGGGTTCTCGCACGCCCTGTCCTACCGCTCCCTCGCCCGCCGCAGCGAGACGTCCGTCTACGCCGCCTTCCTCCGGGCCCGGCTCCAGCGGCTGTTGCGCCCCACCCTCGTCTTCGTCCTGGTGTGGGCCGCCGCCGCGCTCGCGGTGCAGCTCGCCGGCCGCGGCGACGGCCGGCTGACCGGGGCCGCACTGCGGCTGGTCACCCAGCCGCTGTGGTTCATCGGGATCTACCTGGCGATGGTCGCCTTCACCCCGCCCCTGCTGAAGCTGCACGAGCGCCACGGCTGGGCCGCGTTCGCCGCGCTGGCCGGAGCGGCCGCGCTGGTCGACGTACTGCGCTTCGCGTTCGGCGTCCCCTACGTCGAGTTCCTGAACTTCGCCCTCGTCTGGCTCGCCGTCCACCAGCTCGGCTTCCTCCGCGCCGACGGCCGGATCCGCCGGCCCGCCGCCCTCGCCGCCGCGGGTCTCGCCGGGGCCGTCCTGCTGGTGGCGTGCGGCCCGTACCCGCTGTCCATGGTCGGGATGCCCGGCGAGAAGGTGTCCAACATGGCCCCGCCCACCCTCGCCCTGCTCGCGCACGGCATGTGGCTCGTCGGCGCCGTGCAGCTGCTCGCCCGGCCCGCCACCGCCTGGCTGGCCCGCCCCCGCGTCTGGCGCGGCGTGGTCGCCGCCAACGGCGTCGCCATGACCGCCTTCCTGTGGCACCTCACCGCCATGCTCGGCGTGTACGGGGCCCAGCTCGCCCTCGGCCTGGACCTTCCGGCCCCGGCCGGCGCCGCCTGGTGGGCGCAGGTCCCCGTACGGATCCTGGCGGCGACCGCCCTGACGGTCGTCTTCGTCACGCTGTTCCGCCGCTTCGAGGCCCCGGCCGCGCCGCGCACCGGCACGGCGGGCGGCGCCGGCGGCCTCGTCGCCGCCCTCGGCATCACCCTGTGCCTCCTCGGGATCCTCGGCCTGTCCATGACCGGACTCGGCGGTCTGCTCGACGGCCACAGCGCTACCCTCATCGCGTTCCCCGTCACCGCGCCGGTCGCCATCGGGATGGCCCTCGCGGGCGCCCTGCTCGTGGAACGGTCAGCCCCGGCCCGGAGCGTTAGGCTGGGGGGCTGA
- a CDS encoding 4-(cytidine 5'-diphospho)-2-C-methyl-D-erythritol kinase has translation MSARTTGVTVRVPAKVNVQLAVGAARPDGFHDLANVFLAVSLFDEVTATPADTLTVTCEGPDADQVPLDRTNLAARAAEILAARHGIEPAVHLHIAKNIPVAGGMAGGSADGAGALLACDTLWGLDTPRAALLDICAELGSDVPFSLVGGAALGTGRGELLTPVAAGAFHWVFAVADGGLSTPAVFREFDRLTAEAEVPEPEASPALLAALASGDAQALAAALTNDLQAAALSLRPSLADTLSAGTGAGALAALVSGSGPTTAFLVADQESAAKVAAALDASGTCRATRVATSPAPGATVLPS, from the coding sequence GTGAGCGCGCGTACGACGGGTGTGACCGTACGGGTCCCCGCGAAGGTCAACGTGCAGCTGGCGGTGGGCGCGGCCCGGCCCGACGGCTTCCACGACCTCGCCAACGTCTTCCTCGCCGTGTCGCTGTTCGACGAGGTCACGGCGACCCCGGCCGACACGCTGACGGTGACCTGCGAGGGCCCGGACGCCGACCAGGTACCGCTGGACCGCACCAACCTCGCGGCGCGGGCCGCCGAGATCCTCGCGGCCCGCCACGGCATCGAGCCCGCCGTCCACCTCCACATCGCGAAGAACATCCCGGTGGCGGGAGGCATGGCGGGCGGCAGCGCGGACGGCGCGGGGGCCCTGCTGGCCTGCGACACCCTGTGGGGCCTGGACACCCCGCGCGCCGCACTCCTCGACATCTGCGCGGAGCTCGGCAGCGACGTCCCCTTCAGCCTCGTCGGCGGGGCCGCGCTCGGAACGGGCCGCGGCGAGCTGCTGACCCCGGTGGCCGCGGGGGCGTTCCACTGGGTGTTCGCGGTGGCCGACGGGGGGCTGTCCACCCCGGCGGTGTTCCGCGAGTTCGACCGGCTCACGGCCGAGGCGGAGGTACCGGAGCCGGAGGCCTCGCCGGCGCTGCTGGCGGCGCTGGCGTCGGGGGACGCGCAAGCGCTGGCCGCCGCGCTGACCAACGACCTGCAGGCGGCGGCCCTGTCGCTGCGGCCGTCCCTGGCGGACACGCTGTCGGCGGGCACCGGTGCCGGGGCGCTGGCCGCGCTGGTCTCGGGCTCGGGCCCCACGACGGCCTTCCTGGTCGCGGACCAGGAGTCGGCCGCCAAGGTCGCTGCCGCGCTGGACGCCTCGGGCACCTGCCGTGCCACCCGCGTGGCGACCTCCCCGGCGCCGGGCGCCACCGTCCTGCCGTCCTGA
- the rsmA gene encoding 16S rRNA (adenine(1518)-N(6)/adenine(1519)-N(6))-dimethyltransferase RsmA: protein MSTAEQQPENPSSSTPAAPDALLGPADIRELAAALGVRPTKQKGQNFVIDANTVRRIVRTAEVRPDDVVVEVGPGLGSLTLALLEAADRVVAVEIDDILAAALPATIEARMPAKKDRFALVHSDAMLVTELPGPAPTALVANLPYNVAVPVLLTMLDRFPTIERTLVMVQAEVADRLAAEPGNKVYGVPSVKANWYAHVKRAGAIGRKVFWPAPNVDSGLVSLVRRTEPIKTTASKAEVFAVVDAAFAQRRKTLRAALAGWAGSAAGAESALVAAGISPQARGESLTVEEFAAIAENKPAAQRPAL from the coding sequence GTGAGCACCGCAGAGCAGCAGCCCGAGAACCCCTCCTCCAGTACCCCCGCCGCGCCCGACGCCCTCCTCGGCCCGGCCGACATCCGGGAGCTGGCCGCCGCACTCGGCGTACGCCCGACGAAGCAGAAGGGGCAGAACTTCGTCATCGACGCCAACACGGTCCGCCGGATCGTGCGGACCGCCGAGGTCCGCCCGGACGACGTGGTCGTCGAGGTCGGCCCGGGCCTGGGCTCGCTGACGCTCGCGCTGCTGGAGGCCGCCGACCGGGTCGTCGCCGTCGAGATCGACGACATCCTGGCGGCCGCGCTGCCCGCCACCATCGAGGCCCGCATGCCCGCGAAGAAGGACCGCTTCGCGCTGGTCCACTCCGACGCGATGCTGGTGACGGAACTGCCCGGTCCGGCGCCGACCGCGCTCGTCGCGAACCTGCCGTACAACGTGGCCGTGCCCGTCCTGCTGACCATGCTCGACCGCTTCCCGACCATCGAGCGGACCCTGGTGATGGTGCAGGCGGAGGTCGCCGACCGGCTGGCCGCCGAGCCCGGCAACAAGGTCTACGGGGTCCCCTCGGTCAAGGCCAACTGGTACGCGCACGTCAAGCGCGCCGGGGCCATCGGCCGCAAGGTGTTCTGGCCCGCCCCGAACGTCGACTCCGGTCTCGTCTCGCTGGTGCGGCGCACCGAACCGATCAAGACCACCGCCTCCAAGGCCGAGGTCTTCGCGGTCGTGGACGCGGCGTTCGCACAGCGCCGCAAGACGCTGCGCGCCGCGCTGGCCGGCTGGGCCGGCTCGGCGGCGGGCGCCGAGTCGGCGCTGGTCGCCGCAGGCATCTCGCCGCAGGCACGCGGCGAGTCCCTGACGGTGGAGGAGTTCGCCGCGATCGCCGAGAACAAGCCGGCGGCGCAGAGGCCCGCACTGTGA